The following are from one region of the Desulfonatronum thioautotrophicum genome:
- a CDS encoding class I SAM-dependent methyltransferase: MTKSDTGTQGKTSGPFHGQLLSRAVSQRELSQLLEEASLEQLLDLVSAKHPVHFETVRIGGDSLECLQLTDMEAFIDQQINLATVQTGIDALPLWAKIWPASLPLAMYLRSATPEPGERILEIGAGLGLTGLFAAKRGFSVVLSDLVPEALLFARINALRNDLGPLAQVRYLDFTRSDHTEQYDRIIGSEILYREVSFEPLLQFFRTALTPQPKAEILLSASAGRRSIKFFAAAKDFFQISRSAVSTPFTGGEPDGADQTTYLYRLRPL, encoded by the coding sequence ATGACCAAATCCGATACTGGAACGCAGGGGAAGACCTCCGGTCCTTTTCATGGGCAGCTGTTGAGTCGGGCTGTTTCTCAGCGGGAATTGTCGCAACTCCTTGAGGAAGCCTCTCTGGAACAGCTTCTCGACCTGGTCTCCGCCAAGCACCCCGTTCATTTTGAGACGGTGCGGATCGGTGGAGATTCACTGGAATGTCTTCAGCTCACGGATATGGAGGCTTTTATTGACCAACAGATCAACCTGGCCACAGTTCAAACCGGTATTGATGCCCTCCCCCTGTGGGCAAAAATTTGGCCGGCATCCCTGCCATTGGCCATGTACCTGCGAAGTGCCACCCCAGAACCGGGTGAACGGATTCTGGAAATCGGGGCCGGCCTTGGTTTGACCGGGCTTTTTGCCGCCAAGCGTGGTTTCTCCGTTGTGCTCAGCGATCTGGTGCCAGAGGCTCTTCTGTTTGCCCGGATCAATGCACTGCGTAATGATCTTGGCCCATTGGCCCAGGTCCGTTATCTCGATTTCACCCGCTCTGACCATACGGAACAGTATGACCGGATCATCGGATCAGAAATCCTGTACCGTGAGGTATCTTTCGAGCCATTACTTCAGTTTTTTCGGACCGCATTAACACCCCAACCGAAAGCCGAGATTCTGCTGTCAGCAAGCGCGGGGCGGCGTTCCATCAAATTTTTCGCCGCAGCCAAGGATTTTTTTCAGATTTCGCGTTCAGCCGTGTCCACGCCGTTCACCGGTGGGGAACCGGATGGCGCGGACCAGACCACATACCTCTATCGCCTGAGGCCATTGTGA
- a CDS encoding YcaO-like family protein — MSIRLRPCPKGHTVELDKVCSPQETVTRVRAALAAYGEDVLAETRRIDTGRLGIPVYLSICGKTARRIMPTRKQMGKGASAIQAEASALVELVERFSYFSYWQKVLEIEPQTWSSAERAWPGRILPISEIAKSVSDPLPEDQIRTLLDLVAWRFVPATRLDTGQDVLFPLEWFRKINEFNGSSAGNTSEESLLQGVCELVERHVCAVVDRKRSETPTIDLASCSDPVLQSLLSAFEREGIIVRLKDFSLGLPVPTVAALAYDPTTFPERSEIVFTAGTASTPTKAAIRALTEVAQLAGDFETGSNYEASGLPKFTDLGQIKWLNQGPVVALSSLPDIGQADILDELNVLCRGLGHLDFRAYSVETTHPELGIPAHYSVVPGFQFRERAINPSVGLFVGRILAEEAPEDQARDGLAQLSRLYPGASFPLFFQGLLAVRQGCFSEALEAFAQSEHGLEQQDDQALAAFYQGYAMSREDRWTCSMPHLDRAIQLCSEVKEYFNLRGVAKFKLGEYAGAEQDFQRALDLDSGSAMDLANLGLCVKLQGRTDEAAALLRSALDLDPSLDFARTHLHELESLEAT; from the coding sequence GTGAGCATCCGCCTGCGCCCCTGCCCCAAAGGGCACACCGTAGAGTTGGACAAAGTCTGTTCTCCCCAGGAGACTGTTACGCGGGTCCGGGCTGCTTTGGCTGCCTATGGAGAGGATGTTCTCGCGGAAACCCGTCGCATTGATACCGGCCGATTGGGCATTCCTGTTTACCTGAGCATTTGCGGGAAAACTGCTCGGCGCATTATGCCCACGCGCAAGCAGATGGGCAAAGGGGCATCCGCAATCCAGGCTGAAGCCTCCGCTCTGGTGGAGTTGGTCGAACGTTTCAGTTATTTCAGCTACTGGCAGAAAGTTCTGGAGATCGAGCCGCAAACCTGGAGCAGTGCCGAACGGGCATGGCCTGGACGGATCCTGCCCATTTCCGAGATTGCGAAATCCGTGTCCGACCCATTACCCGAGGATCAAATTCGAACTCTTCTGGATTTAGTTGCATGGCGGTTCGTGCCGGCAACCCGGCTGGACACGGGGCAGGACGTGCTGTTTCCTTTGGAATGGTTTCGAAAGATTAATGAATTTAATGGTTCTTCCGCTGGAAATACCTCGGAAGAATCGCTTTTGCAGGGTGTCTGTGAACTGGTGGAGCGGCATGTGTGCGCGGTGGTTGACCGCAAACGCTCTGAGACCCCGACCATCGACCTGGCCAGTTGTTCCGACCCGGTCCTGCAATCGCTTTTATCTGCCTTTGAACGTGAGGGGATCATCGTCCGGCTGAAAGATTTTTCCCTTGGTCTGCCTGTCCCCACCGTGGCTGCGCTGGCCTACGATCCAACGACATTTCCCGAACGCAGCGAAATCGTCTTTACAGCCGGCACCGCCTCCACTCCGACCAAGGCCGCTATTCGCGCACTGACCGAAGTGGCCCAACTTGCCGGTGATTTTGAAACCGGAAGCAACTATGAAGCTTCGGGTCTGCCGAAGTTTACGGATTTGGGGCAGATCAAATGGCTGAATCAGGGACCGGTTGTTGCGTTGTCCAGTTTGCCGGATATCGGTCAGGCGGACATCCTTGACGAGTTGAACGTGTTGTGTCGAGGCCTGGGGCATCTTGATTTCCGAGCCTACAGTGTGGAGACCACGCATCCTGAATTGGGGATCCCCGCTCATTATTCAGTTGTTCCCGGATTTCAGTTCCGAGAGCGGGCCATCAATCCCAGTGTGGGGCTGTTCGTCGGCCGAATTCTTGCCGAAGAGGCACCAGAGGATCAGGCCCGGGATGGCTTGGCACAGCTGAGCCGGTTGTACCCTGGAGCCTCATTTCCGCTGTTTTTTCAAGGATTGCTCGCTGTACGCCAGGGCTGTTTCTCCGAGGCTCTGGAAGCTTTTGCCCAAAGTGAACACGGGTTGGAACAGCAAGATGATCAAGCCCTTGCCGCATTTTATCAAGGTTACGCAATGAGTCGGGAAGATCGCTGGACATGCAGCATGCCGCACTTGGACAGGGCGATCCAACTCTGCTCAGAGGTCAAGGAGTACTTCAACCTTCGTGGGGTGGCCAAGTTCAAACTCGGAGAATATGCAGGCGCTGAACAAGACTTTCAGCGAGCATTGGATTTGGACAGCGGTTCCGCAATGGATTTGGCGAATTTGGGTTTGTGCGTCAAGTTGCAGGGACGAACAGACGAAGCCGCGGCTTTGTTGAGATCCGCTCTGGATCTTGATCCGAGTTTGGATTTTGCCAGAACGCATCTTCATGAATTGGAGTCTCTTGAGGCGACATGA
- a CDS encoding TusE/DsrC/DsvC family sulfur relay protein, producing the protein MATVEFKGNSFEVDEDGFLQRFEDWNPDWVEYVKETEGIKEITDEHQKVLDFLQDYYKKNGIAPMVRILSKVTGYKLKHIYELFPSGPGKGACKMAGLPKPTGCV; encoded by the coding sequence ATGGCCACTGTAGAATTCAAGGGAAATAGCTTTGAAGTTGATGAAGATGGTTTTTTGCAGCGCTTTGAAGACTGGAACCCGGATTGGGTGGAATACGTCAAAGAAACCGAAGGCATTAAAGAGATAACCGACGAACACCAGAAGGTTCTCGACTTTTTGCAGGACTACTACAAAAAGAATGGGATCGCTCCGATGGTCCGCATTCTGTCCAAAGTGACAGGCTACAAGCTGAAGCACATTTATGAATTGTTTCCTTCCGGACCCGGCAAGGGAGCCTGTAAGATGGCTGGTCTTCCCAAGCCCACTGGTTGCGTATAA
- a CDS encoding tetratricopeptide repeat protein, with the protein MYLLSDILKSLPNVTNPRLVLSGFGVWVTWRKNVNSTIHQTLTRFGGQKVASDTHQSLWFFHSAQVFPALARLLLWAQIQPEPVFVEILPIKILLGESVNELSVSIVTEHKNQKITPGETFDVWVHPDLIKYVATFPGLSSEQRPPIFGMTPEAWHTFKVDPGFSLDANLGWFFFVKPMQDKENENFILHWKNFYMRLKGILDRLSIRYIYQNNLLFFNIEGLALLSSWCREIQATITHVKSEEQNAYWPCLYQAVELKGMGFNDELPSKISFEWERLAPDALHVPLSAGLLLREEFAVTFLDPAGTLTLDALCQLSHTASDSVDQPRLNFPASATTSFGKKTPCFYCGMKSHDASGCPSRQIFNPDQGIWQKIGTMDLKEMVDGVKSLDKAVGDKGNLAAMPELLLGEGPEHTLLKGIFEITFPLQHRMLRMVWRSRGKELPDGLRQLVPPEGEYIWAALENTRARTYSQAERMMQQAILRTSKSYQPHVLLGFIALETDNARKAEGHWKDALNLGYTPLQQSYFVFLKARLREIQGNHDQAHEIYREAHGYCPKWMEPRYRQAVCLTKKGFLDQAWMVFAELISEDPHYFNRILLDHELERGRSFLLSALAGPWNAAKQRSGRDLQELQQVGKKLDTWFSPENAFRKETVERLTSLQEQGHVENYVSFSKTTTTILHLQKETDNRIKEAVAELKGKIRQNSNRLREVYEEIVYFPFPRMIRKINKDYNKGGRILQALAKSDLHNGKTFRQAVEEMKDVDEILAKMDKRMRSLKFLRDGSLFFLFLSKTFLWLAMFGLLASIVAVPVLLHSIQDSGSAWAMEWLTNQRWQVQRTVSMMMVFISGVAAAIWTSFRYEKQKQRYLAKKGLKRKK; encoded by the coding sequence ATGTATCTTCTCTCAGATATCTTGAAAAGCCTCCCCAACGTAACCAACCCTCGACTGGTCCTCTCCGGATTCGGCGTTTGGGTGACCTGGCGGAAAAACGTCAACAGCACGATCCACCAAACGTTGACTCGCTTCGGCGGACAAAAGGTTGCTTCTGATACGCACCAAAGTCTGTGGTTCTTCCATAGTGCTCAGGTTTTTCCGGCCTTAGCCCGATTGCTGCTTTGGGCTCAGATCCAACCTGAACCCGTTTTCGTTGAAATCCTGCCGATCAAAATTCTTCTGGGTGAATCGGTCAACGAACTCTCGGTCAGCATCGTCACGGAACACAAAAACCAGAAGATTACGCCCGGAGAAACGTTCGACGTCTGGGTGCATCCGGATCTGATAAAATATGTTGCCACCTTCCCCGGCCTGTCATCGGAACAGCGCCCCCCGATCTTCGGCATGACCCCGGAGGCCTGGCATACCTTCAAAGTCGATCCAGGTTTTTCCCTGGACGCAAACCTGGGCTGGTTCTTTTTTGTCAAACCCATGCAGGACAAGGAAAACGAGAATTTCATCCTGCACTGGAAAAATTTCTACATGCGCCTCAAGGGGATACTGGATCGTCTGAGTATCCGCTACATTTACCAAAACAATCTTCTATTTTTCAACATCGAAGGCCTCGCCTTGCTCTCGTCATGGTGTCGAGAGATCCAGGCGACCATTACCCACGTCAAATCCGAAGAGCAAAACGCCTACTGGCCATGCTTGTATCAGGCTGTTGAGCTGAAAGGCATGGGCTTCAACGACGAATTGCCCAGCAAAATTTCCTTTGAGTGGGAACGTCTCGCACCGGACGCCCTCCATGTTCCCCTGAGTGCCGGATTGTTACTGCGTGAGGAGTTTGCCGTCACGTTTTTGGATCCCGCCGGCACGCTGACACTGGATGCGCTTTGCCAACTGAGTCACACAGCGTCCGACAGTGTGGACCAACCCCGCTTGAACTTTCCCGCTTCAGCCACCACTTCCTTTGGGAAAAAAACTCCTTGCTTTTATTGCGGCATGAAGTCCCATGATGCATCCGGTTGCCCCAGCCGGCAAATCTTCAATCCTGATCAGGGAATTTGGCAAAAAATCGGAACAATGGACTTGAAGGAGATGGTCGATGGCGTCAAATCCTTGGACAAAGCCGTTGGCGACAAAGGCAATCTCGCCGCCATGCCGGAACTATTGCTGGGTGAAGGTCCAGAACATACGCTGCTTAAGGGAATTTTTGAAATAACCTTTCCGCTCCAACACCGGATGTTACGCATGGTTTGGCGCAGTCGTGGCAAGGAATTGCCGGACGGATTGCGGCAGCTAGTCCCCCCAGAGGGCGAATACATTTGGGCCGCTCTGGAAAACACCCGGGCCCGCACTTACTCCCAGGCCGAACGCATGATGCAGCAGGCTATCTTACGCACTTCCAAAAGTTATCAACCGCATGTGCTTTTGGGCTTCATTGCCTTGGAAACAGATAACGCCCGCAAAGCCGAAGGGCATTGGAAAGACGCTCTCAATCTTGGTTACACTCCGCTACAGCAATCCTATTTTGTTTTCCTCAAGGCCCGTTTGCGAGAGATCCAGGGCAACCATGATCAAGCACATGAGATCTATCGGGAAGCCCATGGATATTGCCCAAAGTGGATGGAGCCTCGTTATCGCCAGGCAGTCTGCCTGACCAAAAAAGGTTTCCTTGACCAGGCATGGATGGTTTTCGCCGAATTGATTTCCGAGGATCCCCACTATTTCAACCGAATTCTTCTTGATCATGAATTGGAACGCGGTCGTTCCTTCTTACTTTCTGCATTAGCCGGCCCGTGGAACGCCGCGAAACAACGATCCGGCAGAGATCTTCAAGAACTTCAGCAAGTTGGCAAGAAACTGGATACCTGGTTTTCACCAGAAAATGCATTTCGCAAGGAAACGGTGGAGCGTCTGACCTCCCTCCAGGAGCAAGGCCATGTCGAAAACTATGTATCTTTCTCCAAGACCACGACCACGATTCTGCACCTGCAGAAAGAGACGGATAACCGAATCAAGGAAGCCGTTGCCGAGTTGAAAGGGAAAATCCGTCAAAATAGCAACCGTCTTCGCGAAGTCTACGAGGAAATCGTCTACTTTCCCTTTCCAAGGATGATTCGCAAAATAAATAAGGACTACAATAAAGGTGGACGCATTTTGCAAGCTCTCGCCAAGTCGGACCTGCATAATGGAAAGACTTTTCGGCAGGCCGTCGAGGAAATGAAGGATGTGGACGAAATTCTGGCCAAGATGGACAAGCGGATGCGGAGCCTGAAATTCTTGCGGGACGGCTCACTCTTCTTTTTATTTCTGAGCAAGACGTTTCTCTGGCTGGCCATGTTTGGCCTGCTGGCCTCCATCGTCGCGGTTCCGGTTTTGTTGCACAGCATCCAGGATTCCGGTTCCGCTTGGGCCATGGAATGGTTGACAAACCAACGCTGGCAGGTTCAACGTACCGTAAGCATGATGATGGTCTTCATCAGTGGTGTTGCCGCCGCAATCTGGACCAGTTTCCGCTATGAGAAGCAAAAACAACGCTATTTGGCCAAAAAAGGACTGAAAAGGAAGAAATAA
- a CDS encoding molybdenum cofactor biosynthesis protein MoaE yields MDISQAIARLKQEPGFADNVGMVLVHNGTVRSWSRKDKQQVTALEVTPDQTKIQELVQDFSTRPGIFRIVVEARSGRFQPGDDLLFIIVAGDVREHVKPVLAELLERIKAEGVRKREISATDSTIP; encoded by the coding sequence ATGGACATCAGCCAAGCCATTGCGCGGTTAAAGCAGGAGCCCGGTTTTGCGGACAACGTGGGCATGGTGCTCGTGCACAACGGAACAGTTCGTAGCTGGTCCAGAAAGGACAAGCAACAGGTAACGGCCCTGGAAGTTACGCCAGACCAGACAAAAATTCAGGAATTGGTCCAGGATTTTTCCACAAGGCCAGGTATTTTTCGGATCGTTGTGGAGGCCCGCTCCGGCCGGTTCCAACCCGGTGACGATTTGCTGTTCATTATCGTGGCCGGCGACGTGCGCGAACATGTCAAGCCGGTTCTTGCAGAGCTGCTGGAGCGCATCAAGGCCGAAGGGGTCCGGAAGCGGGAAATATCTGCCACGGACTCAACCATTCCATGA
- a CDS encoding glycosyltransferase family 2 protein produces MLISIVIPVFNRPEQVLRAIRSVLTQHNRSCQWKSLEVLVVDDGSTDATPLALCRINDPRVRVLRHAQNQGVSAARNTGLSAAQGECMALLDSDDWWMPEKLATHLAYHWAGGWRISQADEVWIRHGRPVNPMFKHAKVEGWFFEDALKMCLISPSCVLFDRRFWEEVGPFDTTLPACEDYDLWLRTLVRHPVGFCPKKMVRKTGGHPDQLSRKIIGLDLYRIQALVKLLQIQILSTSQRRATLQELRTKAKIYISGCLKHGKPEEAERIMEWLSPWQIFPASGPLRP; encoded by the coding sequence ATGCTGATTTCCATTGTTATCCCTGTCTTCAATCGCCCAGAGCAGGTGCTCCGGGCGATCCGTTCCGTGCTGACCCAGCACAACAGGAGTTGCCAATGGAAATCATTGGAAGTTCTGGTGGTGGACGACGGAAGCACGGATGCGACCCCTCTGGCGCTTTGCAGGATCAATGATCCGCGCGTACGGGTTCTGCGTCACGCCCAAAACCAGGGTGTGTCCGCTGCTCGAAATACCGGGCTCAGTGCAGCCCAGGGCGAATGCATGGCGCTGCTGGATTCGGATGACTGGTGGATGCCGGAAAAGCTGGCGACCCACCTTGCGTACCACTGGGCCGGCGGCTGGCGCATTTCCCAGGCCGATGAAGTTTGGATCCGCCACGGTCGACCGGTCAACCCCATGTTCAAACATGCCAAAGTTGAGGGGTGGTTTTTTGAGGACGCCCTCAAAATGTGCTTGATTAGTCCATCCTGTGTGTTGTTTGACCGACGATTCTGGGAGGAAGTGGGTCCGTTCGATACAACTCTCCCGGCCTGTGAAGATTACGACCTCTGGCTGAGGACTCTGGTCCGCCATCCTGTCGGCTTTTGTCCAAAAAAAATGGTTCGCAAGACCGGCGGGCACCCGGATCAGCTTTCCAGAAAAATCATCGGCCTGGACCTTTACCGTATCCAGGCGCTGGTCAAGCTACTGCAAATCCAGATCCTTTCCACGTCGCAACGCCGGGCAACACTTCAGGAGCTACGGACCAAAGCCAAAATCTACATCAGCGGCTGTCTCAAGCACGGCAAGCCCGAAGAAGCTGAGCGCATCATGGAATGGTTGAGTCCGTGGCAGATATTTCCCGCTTCCGGACCCCTTCGGCCTTGA
- a CDS encoding tetratricopeptide repeat protein → MQHHQNPSQTPFSQDIRIKGVFSTTAPQSVGFGHTKRKVIQNVLVYAVEEEDGKISIQSLNAHFMPTGTVKMISRDNLLKNYLPEPDVYISKVYPAMRKVAKAVARGERHLRNNETFSAEIEFKTALRIDEENIRATFGLGLSYLARGDTQRGGIVFRRLVRLNAAFEPGHKHMFNEFGISLRKNKMYPQALKYYARARSISGDDENLFFNMARTFQEKGRVSLALKFVSKALGINPNLIEAQKFKIFLENRLAKKNGGNS, encoded by the coding sequence ATGCAACACCATCAAAATCCATCCCAAACTCCTTTCTCCCAAGACATCCGCATCAAGGGGGTCTTTTCCACAACAGCCCCACAATCCGTGGGCTTTGGCCATACCAAAAGAAAAGTCATTCAAAATGTCCTGGTTTATGCGGTGGAAGAAGAGGATGGGAAAATATCCATCCAATCCCTGAACGCCCATTTCATGCCCACGGGCACAGTCAAGATGATTTCCAGGGACAATCTGCTTAAAAATTACCTGCCGGAACCAGACGTATATATCTCTAAGGTATACCCCGCGATGCGCAAGGTCGCCAAGGCCGTTGCCCGCGGCGAGCGTCATCTGCGCAACAACGAGACCTTCAGCGCTGAAATCGAATTCAAAACCGCCCTGCGTATTGATGAAGAAAACATCCGGGCCACCTTCGGGCTCGGCCTGTCCTACCTGGCCCGGGGCGATACCCAGCGGGGAGGAATCGTTTTTCGACGCCTGGTGCGTCTGAATGCGGCGTTTGAGCCGGGGCACAAACACATGTTCAACGAGTTCGGCATTTCCTTGCGTAAGAACAAAATGTATCCACAGGCCTTGAAATACTATGCCAGAGCGAGGAGCATCAGCGGCGACGATGAAAATTTATTCTTCAATATGGCCCGGACATTTCAGGAGAAAGGCCGGGTGTCCCTAGCTCTGAAGTTCGTCAGCAAGGCTTTGGGCATCAATCCGAATCTGATTGAAGCTCAGAAATTCAAGATTTTTCTGGAAAATCGACTCGCCAAAAAAAATGGCGGAAACTCTTGA
- the galE gene encoding UDP-glucose 4-epimerase GalE, which translates to MNDAVLVTGGAGYIGSQTCKALAAEGYRPVTVDNMVYGHEWAVRWGELVKGDILDESVLDGLFSVHAPVAVIHFAAYAYVGESVTDPQKYYRNNVGGSLSLLEAMLRHGCRRIVFSSTCATYGEPLVIPIPETHSQHPVNPYGWSKLMIEQMLRDFDSAYGLRHVALRYFNAAGADPDGELGEEHDPETHLVPLAILAAQGKKGPLSIFGRDYPTPDGTAIRDYVHVADLAQAHVAALRFLLSQDQSEAFNLGTGSGHSVQQVVDMVHAVSGCTVPTVEAPRRAGDPPALVAVADKARTVLGWEPSLPLLRDIIKTAWDWHAKIR; encoded by the coding sequence ATGAACGATGCCGTGTTGGTGACCGGCGGGGCGGGGTATATCGGCAGTCAGACCTGCAAGGCCCTGGCTGCAGAAGGATATCGCCCGGTGACTGTGGACAACATGGTCTATGGCCATGAATGGGCGGTGCGTTGGGGGGAGTTGGTCAAAGGCGATATTTTGGATGAATCCGTCCTGGATGGACTGTTCTCGGTCCATGCGCCCGTGGCCGTGATCCATTTTGCGGCGTATGCCTATGTGGGCGAGTCTGTCACTGACCCCCAAAAATACTATCGCAACAACGTAGGCGGGTCACTGAGTTTGTTGGAAGCCATGCTCCGCCATGGCTGTCGACGGATCGTCTTTTCCAGCACCTGCGCCACCTATGGCGAACCATTGGTGATTCCTATCCCGGAAACCCACTCCCAGCATCCGGTTAATCCGTATGGCTGGAGCAAGCTGATGATTGAACAGATGCTGCGGGATTTCGACTCGGCCTATGGGCTACGCCACGTGGCCTTGCGCTACTTCAACGCTGCCGGGGCCGATCCGGACGGTGAGCTGGGCGAAGAGCACGATCCGGAAACCCACCTTGTTCCCCTGGCCATCCTCGCGGCCCAGGGCAAAAAGGGTCCGCTGTCGATTTTCGGTCGAGACTATCCAACTCCTGATGGAACGGCGATCCGGGATTATGTTCATGTGGCCGATCTGGCTCAAGCCCATGTGGCTGCATTACGCTTTTTGCTGAGCCAGGATCAAAGTGAGGCGTTCAATCTGGGAACCGGCTCGGGACACAGCGTCCAACAGGTCGTGGACATGGTCCATGCGGTGAGTGGATGCACGGTACCGACTGTGGAAGCACCACGAAGGGCTGGCGATCCTCCGGCTCTGGTGGCGGTGGCGGACAAGGCCCGCACTGTTCTGGGATGGGAGCCCAGCCTTCCCCTGTTGCGGGACATCATCAAGACAGCCTGGGATTGGCACGCCAAAATCCGGTAA
- the dapB gene encoding 4-hydroxy-tetrahydrodipicolinate reductase, which translates to MSACSVVIMGANGRMGATLARLAREDSELTLAGVVERPGHEQGLERYDCAHGDSLEQVLGGLKDAVVIDFTAPEASVLTAGIVANTGHRAVIGTTGMTREQTEELREAAKTAPVLWAPNMSVGVNVLLRILPQLVSLLGQAYDLELMEIHHKAKKDAPSGTAVKLAQCLAEAKGWDYDTVKCCCREGIIGARPDQEIGVQTLRGGDVVGDHTAYFFGPGERIEVTHRAHSRETFAQGALRAAKWLADQQPGKLYAIADMLDTAVQG; encoded by the coding sequence ATGAGTGCATGTTCTGTGGTGATCATGGGAGCCAATGGCAGGATGGGCGCAACCCTGGCCCGTTTGGCCCGGGAGGATTCAGAATTGACCCTGGCTGGTGTGGTGGAACGCCCAGGGCACGAGCAGGGGTTGGAGAGGTACGACTGTGCGCATGGCGACAGTCTGGAGCAGGTTCTTGGCGGGTTGAAGGACGCGGTGGTTATCGACTTCACCGCACCGGAAGCCTCGGTGCTTACGGCCGGAATCGTGGCCAATACGGGACATCGGGCCGTTATCGGGACCACGGGCATGACCCGGGAGCAGACCGAGGAGCTGCGTGAGGCCGCCAAGACTGCTCCCGTGCTTTGGGCCCCAAACATGAGCGTGGGAGTGAACGTCCTCTTGCGGATTCTGCCCCAGCTGGTGTCGCTGCTGGGTCAGGCCTATGATCTGGAACTGATGGAAATACACCATAAGGCCAAGAAAGACGCGCCCAGCGGCACCGCGGTCAAGCTGGCCCAATGCCTGGCCGAGGCCAAAGGCTGGGATTATGACACGGTCAAGTGCTGCTGCCGAGAGGGGATCATCGGAGCACGTCCTGACCAGGAGATCGGTGTGCAAACTCTGCGCGGCGGCGATGTTGTCGGTGATCATACCGCCTATTTCTTCGGCCCTGGAGAGCGAATCGAGGTCACCCACCGTGCCCATTCTCGGGAGACTTTTGCCCAGGGTGCCCTACGGGCGGCCAAATGGCTGGCCGATCAACAACCCGGCAAACTGTATGCCATAGCCGATATGCTGGATACGGCCGTGCAAGGTTGA
- a CDS encoding D-glycero-alpha-D-manno-heptose-1,7-bisphosphate 7-phosphatase, which translates to MLEDYQNILLDRDGTVIEERHYLADPDQVQLIPGAASAMRILTRAGCQLFLVTNQSGIGRSYFSRAQYAAVEQRLLHLLREEGVELMATVMCPHAPIEVCDCRKPLPGLWEDLRAIHGLDPNRSIMIGDKTADIRFARAAGLKTAALVLTGHGRKTAESLNLPTSQTWALALDHSKEPDLPDILAPDLAAVVDMLATH; encoded by the coding sequence ATGCTTGAAGACTATCAAAACATTCTTTTGGATCGAGACGGCACGGTCATCGAAGAGCGTCACTATCTGGCCGACCCTGACCAGGTGCAGCTCATTCCGGGCGCGGCCTCGGCCATGCGCATCCTGACCAGAGCCGGTTGCCAGCTTTTTTTGGTCACCAATCAGTCCGGTATCGGACGCAGCTATTTTTCTCGAGCCCAGTATGCTGCTGTGGAGCAACGCTTGCTGCATCTCCTCCGCGAGGAAGGTGTGGAGCTCATGGCCACCGTAATGTGTCCCCACGCTCCCATCGAGGTCTGCGACTGTCGCAAACCCTTGCCTGGTTTGTGGGAGGACCTGCGTGCCATCCATGGCCTTGATCCGAACCGGAGCATCATGATCGGAGACAAAACCGCGGACATCCGTTTCGCCCGGGCCGCGGGCCTGAAAACAGCGGCATTGGTGCTTACCGGGCACGGGCGGAAAACCGCGGAAAGCCTCAACCTGCCGACTTCGCAAACGTGGGCCCTGGCTCTCGACCACAGCAAGGAACCCGACCTCCCAGACATTCTCGCGCCGGATTTGGCCGCCGTGGTGGATATGCTTGCAACCCATTGA